The nucleotide sequence GGGAAAGTATAGAGATGGTGATGTCGTAACGCAGAACGGGAGAAGGAAACAGtgcgcaaaacaaaaaggaggACATGAGAGTGAGAGGTTGTAGATGGGAAACGGCGGCTCAAGAAATTGACCTAAAATGTGTGCAAGTGAAAGCCGAGCTCGGCGGGAGCTCCCACAGGGAGCGGGGGAAGGAGTAAACAACGGCCACTTACAATTGGATGCTACGTCACAATCGTGGGGCGGAGAGACGACGAAAGTACAAGGGGTCAAATTGGAGAAATGGTCCGCGAACAAAGAGGTGAGAACTTTAGTAAATAGTCCCAGCGCTCTGCCAGCAGTGTATGAGAAGCTGTAGACTCGCAAAgagcttttttctttccttctcgATGTGTAGGTGAACAGCAATCGATGATGAACGGCGAGCAGGAGGAGGAATGTAGGCTCGTTTTGTACCCGACTAGGGTGGAGACGACGCCCCAGAGTTGGTGCATGAGATGGGAGCATCAAGCTCACTCAAGCCGGGGTCCAGGGACGTCGCCTTACTGGTTTAGGTAGGTCCATGCGAGAAGCCAGTACACACCAAAAGTGCCGACCTCGCACCGTCGCGGCAACCGCACCACCACAATGTGAACTGAACCGGACCAACCCCTGCGGTATTTTGTTCGCCCTTTACTAATCACAGGAAAAACCGGAGAAGAATCAAGTACAAGGTAATCTCCTTGACCCAACAGTGAGATACGAGTATACATATGGCTAGTCAGtgaggagagaaaaaaaaaaggctatcTGTTACAGCCACAAGAGGCACGCATATAGGCGATCGAGGttcatttctttttccttttttttttttttttttttttttttttttttttttttcgttgttgttgttgttgttgttgttgttattattattattcttCACTTGCTTGCACTGACAAACAAACAGCCTTGAAATTCATCTTTGTTCTAGTCGCCATCGCTCTAAGAAGCTGGCTGCGCTGTAGAAATGTACTGTTAATTCCATTACAGCACCAGCCAAAACACACACCATGATTCGGGCGTCTTCTACGaacaaagataaaaaaagacaaaacaaaaacaagcgAGTATGTGGTTGTGTGCGTTTCCTTCCTTGTTAAGCACGCTGCGAAAAAAAGAGCCAGAATCCTCAATAACCCACCAAACGCCATTCCATATATAGAATAAGATAACATGCCTCGAAACCCCGATTCGAACCCCAAACTAATAACAAAGTACACTAAACATATCAGTAGATTAATAAATGGTGCTGGAAGAGAATGGTTGTTAGTGATGGGTgaagataaaaataaaaaataaaaaaaaaagaccaaaaaagacCAGAGTTGGTCTGGCGGCAGAAAACACGGCTTCGTTAGATCCAGCATGTCGGGTGATGAGCAATGGTCGTAGTTAACGATGAGCTGCAGATAGGTGAGGTTCCGAGTTGTCCGGCTGGATGATTTGCTCGCCATTGGCGAAAACGGTGGTCGACGTCCCCGCCTAGCTAGCGGCGCCCGTTTCCTCCTTGGGTTCTGGAGACAAACCGGCGGCCTGCGCCACCCGCTTCCAGCTTTCGAGTTCCCCGTATAGACGCTCACATTCCGTCTTCAGTTTGTCGTTCGACTGGCTGAGTTCTGCAATGGCCTGCTCCGTCAGGAGCTTCTCCAAAGTCCATTTTTCGATATTTTGAGTCTCGTTGTCCTTGAGCTGTGTGATGAAAGCAACACTGCGCTGGAGAATCGAACCCTTGTTCTTCTCACAGCCAGGAACAATCTTGGCGAGCTCGTTTATACCTTCATTGATAGTTTCCCTACGACGACGCTCGACTAAAAATGGTTGTCAGCGACTACGGTAAAAATATGACAACAAGTAGACACTTGGAACAAATACATACCTTCCTTGTGGTTGTCTTTCCGCAGCTTGTGCCATTCCTCGGAACCGACGGCTGGCTTTTGGGGACCATTCCTCTGCTGCAACTGATTGAACTGCGACTGCTGCATGTCTTCCATTGGGGACTCCATAGGCAGCCCATCGGGCGTGACGCCAAATGAGTTGTCATTATGCTCCGTATCTGCCCCTACCTGGGCGGCAAACGTCTCCTCGGTTGTTTGAGGGACATGGAGAGTCGGATACATGGATCCAAGCGCTGCCGCTGCGGTGCTAGAAGCATTGGCAGGGTCGGACACATCGCCATGATCCACTGTGGCTTGTTGAAGAGCTGAAAAATCATCCGCGTTGATGTTGTCAGAGCCAGGCTGGGGGGCCGAAGCTGCCATGGCGCTATCCATATAAAGCTGCCCTGATGTATCTTCCGCGACAGGAACCGGGACCGGAACCGGAACAGAGACATTGTTGGGTGTTGCAATGGCGCCCCTTTTGGAGCGACGCGAGTCTGGCGAAGCTGACTCCGAGGCTCGCTTTCGCTTCTGAGTTGGCGATGAAGGTATGGGAGCTTCAGCCTTGAGGCTTGGCTGTTCCATGGGTTGGGCTACCTCGGCCATTTTGGTTGTGAGGTAACAGGCAGATAAAGAGACAGAGAAATGGGGACACGACGAGAGCGTGCGGGCGCTTGGTATATTTGTAATCCTAACCCAATTCTTTGAGACAAGAATTATTGCTGCAACATTTTTGTTAGTTTCTTCAACTTCTCCTGTGAATATACATTGTTGTTGCGCTTTGAACAGCGAACGACTGTGTTCTCAAAGTGGGTCACGTCGAGCCTATAGGCGTGAGGTTGCAGAAGACCCCTGTTGTAGACGCGTCGAATGTGGtctaggcaggcaggcaggcagatgACTACCTCACTCGAGGGCGTTGTCCAGCTTTGCATGACCCAAACAGGACGCATCCGCAGTACAGGTGCTAAATGAGAGAGTCGGCAACAAGCAAGCACTTGCTGCTGATTGAAATCAATCGTAGTGGTTGGTTAGAGAACGAGTCTTCCAAATGGTTCCTCATGCCGCGTGCCCATTGAATGCAGCCTTGTTTATCATCGGCTAACGGAACGCGCCGAATGCGCTGCGACGGTAGCTGGTTGCTGTTCCTCCTCTATGAGAAGGAGGCTTGCCAGCGACCCGAAAGAAAGTGCAAAatacgaggatgaggatggtAGACCAAAACGTATGGTTGTGCGTGGTACCAAGGAGCCTCCCAAAGTAGTACCGATCCGGGCATGAACAGCTAGGAAAGTGATGGTAGTGGCTTTGCGTTGGTCCAGTGCAGGCCTACAAGGCCGGTATCATAGGGAAGATTGGTGGAAGTATTGGTGCGTGTTTGAGTTGAAAAACCGGAAACAGGCCAAGTCGATAATGTGAATGAATAGGCTAACCCATAAGAACGTACCTTGGTCATGTGCTTTGCGGGTGTTGGGAGCGTCCAGCGAATTGAATGACTTGACGATCTTGGTCGCGGCACGTGTTTTCCTTAAAGAAAGGATGGATCCTTGGGTGGGAGGCGGCAGATCACGAATCCACGAAGGACATGCCCGTATAAACAACGTGGTTTGTAAAAAAGGGTCAGAATCAATCGGATATGCTTAAGAGGACCAGAGAGACGGATGGATAATTTTAATAAAGAATAACGAATCAAATCAAGTCGGGACACAACTCGGATCTTGTCCAAAAGTGCAGCTGTCTTGCCTCTCCAGAGAGCACGCGTGAAGTAAGGAAAGAAGGTCAGCTGATTCGGAGAAGGGGCGGACCACGTGAATTAAAGGAAAAGCGAACGAGAGAAAGCTTTCGGGTGGCTTGGGTGGGGCACAGTAGGCCAATCACATGGGGGCACTTTCTCACACTCCATCCTTCTGTTGACGGCGCACGGGCCAATTACCGTGTCAAATGTTTGATCGGAACGAGGCTAATTGCATCAGATGCGTGACAATGTCTTGCAGCTGATAGCTGATGACTGCATCCTATAGGCAGTGGATGGAGGGGTTATCATGTCTCGGGCTGCTTCTTTGCATTGGTTCGCAGCGCTAATATGCACTATCCTttatgttttgttttcttcatcgagaggcaGTTTGAACAGACAGCCACCACCATTTCAAACAGATCAACAGAGATTGTGTCAGTTAGGCCGACGAATGAAGAGTACACGCGTTGTTTCGGCGGTTGTGGTGGGTGCTGTGCTGTTGTAtgctgtacctacctaggtacctacctataccTTATGTACAGGCAGCAGTTGTCGGTTGTACAAACAAAGTGAGTCTCGTTGCATTAACCCGATTTCGATCCCACCTTTCAAACAGCTAAAGCCCAGATTACCGAGATGCTAGAGTGGGAGAGCTTACTCACGGTGCGACACGTGTACTTTATTTGTACTTGTTCTTCCCTTTGCTAAACCtgtccttcttttttgttaAGAGGTTAATTCAGTCTGTCAGGCCAGCCAAGAATGCCCCCATGCTATCGAGGTACACAACCGTGATGGGTATACTCCAACTCGACGATTAATCCATTTGCCATGCCAGTAATCCAATAGCTATCTACAATACCCCAGTTAGGTAAGGTAATCGACCGGGCGGACAGCGACCAATGGAGCCAGccgcctaggtaggtaggtgatgTGACAGGTATTTGCGTGTTTATGAGATTGGATACGTGAAGACAGACAGTTCCACGACACATACTTGCGATACGATACTGTCGTCAAATGTGTCAAATTCATGGGTTAaatgcctaggtaggtaggtacgtaacGACCGACCCGAGTGGTGTGGGTTCTATAAGGTTGCTCAAATTACAACATACTCTGTACTGCGTAGCGACCGACCCTCAGCGTAATTGTAATTACCAGGAATCAAAGATGGAACAAGCGTCATGTGATGCTGCATGGGCCGACGGTCTAGGTACTTTCTTGACGATGCTACAGTTCAACTAAAGCATCAGTAGAGAAGAATCAATTGAGCTCCATCCATTCCTTGCGTCCCATTCGCTCCTCCtcgataaaaaaataaaaaaatataaaaataaaaataaagccCAAAGGACCTCTCTCTGGGTTTCATCAATAGTAACTCTATCAAGCAAGATTGTCCAGCTTGCCAGTTACCGGTACCTTAATATCTATCTAACTTGTCGACCTCCATCTCCGAGTTCTTGTTCTAGATCTATCTAGTTCTAAGCGTGCCTCACTTTGCATACCTACGGAGTATCCATCCCCAGTCTTTCAAGCTCCACACTCTTCGTTGCACCCGGGCGTGTCGTTAGAAGAAG is from Pyricularia oryzae 70-15 chromosome 2, whole genome shotgun sequence and encodes:
- a CDS encoding helix-loop-helix DNA binding protein gives rise to the protein MAEVAQPMEQPSLKAEAPIPSSPTQKRKRASESASPDSRRSKRGAIATPNNVSVPVPVPVPVAEDTSGQLYMDSAMAASAPQPGSDNINADDFSALQQATVDHGDVSDPANASSTAAAALGSMYPTLHVPQTTEETFAAQVGADTEHNDNSFGVTPDGLPMESPMEDMQQSQFNQLQQRNGPQKPAVGSEEWHKLRKDNHKEVERRRRETINEGINELAKIVPGCEKNKGSILQRSVAFITQLKDNETQNIEKWTLEKLLTEQAIAELSQSNDKLKTECERLYGELESWKRVAQAAGLSPEPKEETGAAS